Proteins from one Gimesia maris genomic window:
- a CDS encoding sigma-70 family RNA polymerase sigma factor, with product MLEKLAEQKNQESQFTKLLTAHRRQLYAFIYSLLADHADAEDVYQRCSMIMWEKFDQYDSSCDFLPWAMGIAFYEVKNFQRVSSRDRHHFSEQLLEQLFACMSTHKNDHSTQMLSLEKCLKSLRQKDLWLVQQVYWERRKCSAVAEEIGMKINALYDRVGRIRSQLKDCVRRRVAEVEHV from the coding sequence GTGTTGGAAAAGCTCGCGGAGCAGAAGAATCAGGAAAGTCAATTTACAAAACTGCTGACAGCTCATCGTCGTCAATTGTATGCTTTCATCTATTCATTATTAGCAGATCACGCTGATGCAGAAGATGTTTACCAGCGTTGCAGTATGATTATGTGGGAAAAATTTGACCAGTATGATTCGAGTTGTGATTTTCTCCCATGGGCGATGGGAATCGCTTTTTACGAAGTGAAAAACTTTCAACGTGTCTCATCGCGAGATCGGCATCATTTCTCAGAGCAGCTTCTCGAACAGCTCTTTGCATGTATGTCTACTCATAAAAACGATCATAGTACACAGATGCTGTCTCTGGAGAAATGTTTGAAATCACTGCGTCAAAAAGATCTGTGGCTGGTGCAACAGGTGTACTGGGAAAGACGGAAGTGCTCGGCCGTCGCAGAAGAAATCGGGATGAAAATCAACGCGCTCTATGACCGGGTTGGCAGAATCCGGAGTCAGTTGAAAGATTGTGTGCGGCGACGCGTAGCGGAGGTGGAACATGTCTGA
- a CDS encoding carboxypeptidase-like regulatory domain-containing protein has product MNRFTGILLLISAYTLFGCSGSDGPQVAAVEGTVTWEGKPLADAGVAFTPEKGPVAIGRTDESGQFSLSTQGRDGAVVGPHRVTIEAFEPLPPGKKAVSEEGEVLIVPVSRIPSKYGILTKSGLEARVTANDSENNFEFELK; this is encoded by the coding sequence ATGAATAGATTCACTGGCATCCTGCTACTCATTTCAGCGTATACACTGTTTGGCTGTAGCGGGAGCGATGGCCCGCAGGTGGCGGCAGTGGAAGGAACAGTTACCTGGGAAGGAAAACCGCTTGCTGATGCTGGCGTTGCTTTCACTCCGGAGAAAGGCCCTGTTGCTATTGGCAGAACAGATGAGTCTGGGCAATTCAGCCTTTCCACTCAAGGACGCGACGGTGCAGTCGTAGGGCCACATCGAGTCACCATTGAAGCCTTCGAACCACTGCCTCCCGGTAAGAAAGCAGTCAGCGAGGAGGGAGAGGTGCTGATCGTACCGGTTTCACGCATTCCTTCCAAATACGGAATCCTCACAAAAAGCGGTCTGGAAGCCAGGGTGACGGCTAATGACAGCGAAAACAATTTTGAGTTTGAACTGAAGTGA
- a CDS encoding DUF1559 domain-containing protein has translation MLNRSHGRRSGFTLIELLVVIAIIAILISLLLPAVQQAREAARRSTCKNNLKQIGLALHNYHETYGMFPIGGTGDRDLPPRVSWQVRILPYVDQATLFNQIDMSGATASAVQATLADGRIVREIPMTIYTCPSDPYNQPRGGYAQCNYAGSMGSQSAPSGSSACSPFQVYALKSTLYGKTLLKGGISGMISRNGASIRIADVLDGSSNTIQVGETLPSCLDADRGSWSYAQSTCNAETMTLTPINEFTTCDQLGSSRRITNSACTAHTQWNYSLGFKSMHSGGAHFLMVDGAVRFLSENIDHADTFQHLGDRADGAVLGEF, from the coding sequence ATGTTGAATCGCAGTCATGGGAGAAGGTCAGGTTTTACACTTATTGAGTTGCTGGTTGTGATCGCTATTATCGCGATTCTTATTTCATTGCTCTTGCCAGCGGTACAGCAGGCACGTGAAGCGGCACGTCGAAGTACTTGCAAAAATAACTTGAAGCAGATCGGCCTGGCGCTCCACAACTATCATGAGACTTATGGTATGTTTCCCATTGGTGGAACTGGAGATCGCGATTTGCCGCCGAGGGTAAGCTGGCAGGTTCGAATTTTACCTTATGTCGATCAGGCAACATTGTTTAATCAGATCGACATGTCTGGCGCTACTGCCTCGGCTGTACAGGCCACGCTTGCCGACGGCAGAATCGTACGAGAAATTCCCATGACAATCTATACCTGCCCCAGCGACCCATACAATCAACCACGGGGCGGATATGCTCAATGTAACTATGCTGGATCCATGGGGTCTCAATCAGCACCCAGCGGCTCTTCGGCTTGCAGCCCTTTTCAGGTTTACGCGTTGAAATCAACACTGTATGGAAAGACGCTTTTGAAAGGCGGCATTTCCGGGATGATCTCGCGCAATGGTGCCAGTATTCGTATTGCTGATGTTCTCGACGGCAGTTCAAATACGATTCAGGTGGGAGAGACACTGCCATCATGTCTCGACGCAGACCGGGGTAGCTGGTCCTACGCCCAGTCGACCTGCAACGCAGAAACGATGACACTGACTCCCATCAATGAGTTCACGACCTGCGATCAGTTGGGGTCGTCCCGACGCATCACAAACTCTGCATGCACTGCGCATACTCAATGGAACTACTCTCTTGGGTTTAAGTCGATGCACTCGGGGGGAGCCCACTTCCTGATGGTCGACGGTGCCGTGCGTTTCCTCAGCGAAAACATCGATCATGCCGACACGTTCCAGCATCTGGGCGACCGAGCTGACGGCGCGGTTCTCGGCGAATTCTAA
- a CDS encoding DUF1501 domain-containing protein, which translates to MAGKPCSGPVNRREFMRIGSLCLGGLSLSQLLALRSEAGQPRQDTSVILLFLHGGPSQLETYDLKPEAPSDYRSLFNPIATNVPGMDICELFPRQAKIADKFSLVRSLHHDVGIHSDGGIIVLSGKRPSKLDPSSGSKSEHPDFGSVTSAVRGLSGKGTPPYVSIPSKFYMVQPTYLGLQHGPFESTEPSSANYRPPSLKLQAGLDGQHLVERRQLLRQIDRLRNDLDLNGDLAGNDKFRDLAFQMLTSPDAASSFEIDREPDSLRDRYGRNMWGQGCLLARRLAESGCGVVSLFFNTPKNGQEFTNWDDHILNAGRPGHFAKYMKVRLPYMDQALATLIEDIHERSLEKKIMVVAVGEFGRTPRLSSNNSGTGRNHWPQAYTALFSGGNLKMGQVVGATNSKAEYPTHSPCTPQDMLATIYQHLGIDFTQSLVDHQGRPIPILPHGKPIAELI; encoded by the coding sequence CCTTATGCCTGGGCGGGTTATCGCTCTCACAACTGCTGGCATTACGTAGTGAAGCAGGTCAGCCGCGGCAGGATACCTCCGTGATCCTCCTGTTTCTGCATGGCGGACCTTCGCAACTGGAGACTTACGACCTTAAACCGGAAGCTCCCTCGGACTATCGTTCTCTCTTCAACCCGATTGCGACCAATGTCCCGGGTATGGATATCTGCGAACTCTTTCCCCGGCAAGCTAAAATCGCAGATAAATTCTCGCTGGTTCGATCCTTACACCACGACGTGGGAATTCATAGCGACGGTGGGATTATCGTGCTGTCAGGCAAGCGTCCCTCCAAACTGGATCCTTCGTCTGGATCAAAAAGCGAACATCCGGATTTTGGATCCGTCACCAGCGCGGTGCGGGGCTTATCAGGCAAGGGGACGCCTCCCTATGTCTCGATTCCCTCAAAATTTTATATGGTACAACCGACTTATCTCGGTCTGCAGCACGGCCCCTTCGAATCCACCGAACCCTCGTCTGCAAATTACCGCCCGCCATCACTGAAGCTGCAGGCCGGTCTGGATGGCCAGCATCTGGTCGAACGTCGGCAGCTATTAAGACAGATCGACCGTCTGCGGAACGACCTGGATCTGAACGGTGACCTGGCTGGCAACGACAAATTCCGTGATCTGGCATTTCAAATGCTTACCAGCCCCGATGCCGCCAGCTCATTTGAAATTGATCGAGAACCAGACAGTCTACGTGACCGCTATGGCCGTAACATGTGGGGACAGGGCTGCCTGCTGGCCCGCCGACTCGCGGAATCCGGTTGTGGCGTTGTTTCCCTGTTCTTCAATACCCCCAAAAACGGTCAGGAATTTACGAACTGGGACGATCACATTTTAAACGCAGGGCGTCCCGGACATTTCGCGAAGTATATGAAAGTCCGACTGCCATATATGGACCAGGCACTGGCAACTCTTATCGAAGACATTCATGAACGAAGCCTGGAGAAAAAAATCATGGTGGTCGCAGTCGGCGAATTCGGCCGCACGCCCCGACTCTCATCCAATAATTCAGGGACCGGTCGTAACCACTGGCCTCAGGCTTACACGGCACTCTTCTCTGGTGGCAATCTTAAAATGGGACAGGTCGTCGGTGCCACCAATTCCAAAGCAGAGTACCCCACACACTCACCCTGCACGCCACAGGATATGCTGGCTACCATCTATCAGCACCTGGGTATTGATTTTACCCAGTCTCTCGTCGACCACCAGGGGCGACCGATTCCCATTCTACCGCATGGCAAACCTATCGCCGAACTGATCTGA